One genomic region from Desulfatiglans sp. encodes:
- a CDS encoding D-tyrosyl-tRNA(Tyr) deacylase: MRAVVQRVKEARVEIEGKVVGAISKGLLVFLGVGERDTEKECEYMANKIINLRIFPDADDLMNLSLIDIKGAALVVSQFTLWGDCRKGRRPSFIEAARPEKAIPLYEKFIGLIKEQNIEVATGIFQATMDVHLINDGPVTILLDSEKIF; the protein is encoded by the coding sequence ATGCGGGCGGTTGTTCAAAGGGTAAAAGAGGCAAGAGTGGAGATTGAGGGTAAGGTTGTGGGTGCCATATCAAAGGGCCTTCTTGTCTTTTTGGGTGTTGGTGAACGAGATACGGAAAAAGAATGCGAGTATATGGCCAATAAAATAATAAACCTGAGGATATTCCCTGACGCAGATGATCTTATGAACCTCTCTCTTATCGACATAAAGGGTGCAGCCCTTGTGGTCTCACAATTTACCCTCTGGGGTGACTGCAGGAAAGGCAGAAGGCCATCATTTATTGAGGCTGCAAGGCCTGAAAAGGCCATCCCTCTTTATGAAAAATTTATCGGGCTGATAAAAGAGCAGAATATTGAGGTAGCTACAGGAATTTTCCAGGCGACAATGGATGTGCACCTGATTAATGACGGCCCTGTTACCATCCTGCTTGATAGTGAGAAAATATTTTAA
- a CDS encoding radical SAM protein: MSSVILINPWIYDFAAHDLWSKPLGLLYIAGLLRGMGLNVHLIDCMDKNNPDMVKSFSAKKPVVKKYGTGKYFREEIEKPGSLKDIPRKYSRYGIKPDIYRRLLTSIEKPSAILVTSLMTYWYPGVIDAIKIAREIHPGIPVILGGIYARLCPDHAREYSGADYVANEINLDNISSLPDILRRYDIPLSRHALSLHDNFSFYPAFDTYNKIDYVTIQTSTGCPYSCKYCASRFLYPVFKRRDPDDVISEIIHWHTKYDVTDFAFYDDALLVDSDRHIVPILEKLRSNNISVRFHTPNAIHVKEITPDIARLLFSSGFTTIRLGLETSDMDMHRDLDKKIALGDFEAAVKNLNEAGYSKKDIGAYILMGLPGQSVESVTETVIFADKAGAMPYLAEYSPLPETPMWEVSVACARFDIKSDPIFHNNCLLSCWSDEQMKKLPALKTLVKKIREA, encoded by the coding sequence ATGTCTTCAGTTATACTTATCAACCCCTGGATATATGACTTTGCTGCTCATGATCTATGGTCAAAGCCCCTTGGCCTGCTTTATATTGCAGGATTATTAAGGGGGATGGGATTGAATGTGCACTTAATAGACTGCATGGATAAAAACAACCCGGATATGGTGAAAAGCTTTTCAGCCAAAAAACCGGTGGTTAAAAAATATGGCACAGGAAAATACTTCAGGGAAGAGATAGAAAAGCCTGGTTCATTAAAAGATATCCCCCGCAAATACAGCCGATATGGCATTAAACCTGATATATACAGGAGACTATTAACCTCAATTGAGAAACCTTCTGCAATACTTGTAACATCGCTTATGACATACTGGTACCCCGGTGTCATTGATGCAATAAAAATCGCAAGAGAGATACACCCCGGTATCCCTGTTATTCTTGGTGGTATCTATGCAAGACTTTGCCCTGACCATGCAAGGGAATATTCCGGGGCTGATTATGTGGCAAATGAAATAAACCTGGATAACATCTCATCGTTACCTGATATACTGAGGAGGTATGATATCCCTTTATCGAGGCATGCCTTGTCTCTACATGATAATTTCTCCTTTTATCCGGCCTTTGATACATACAATAAAATTGACTATGTAACCATCCAGACATCAACAGGCTGCCCATACAGTTGTAAATACTGCGCAAGCAGGTTTCTTTATCCAGTTTTTAAAAGAAGAGACCCTGATGATGTTATCTCTGAAATCATACACTGGCACACCAAATATGATGTAACTGACTTTGCATTTTATGATGATGCCCTTTTAGTTGATTCAGACAGGCATATTGTTCCTATCCTCGAAAAATTACGGAGTAACAACATCAGTGTCAGGTTTCACACACCGAATGCTATTCATGTAAAGGAGATTACTCCTGATATAGCGAGGCTGCTTTTTTCTTCAGGGTTCACCACAATCAGGCTTGGCCTTGAGACATCAGATATGGATATGCACAGAGATCTGGATAAAAAGATTGCCCTTGGCGATTTTGAGGCCGCAGTAAAAAATCTGAATGAGGCAGGGTATAGCAAAAAGGATATTGGCGCATATATACTGATGGGGCTCCCTGGTCAATCAGTGGAGTCTGTTACAGAAACTGTGATCTTTGCTGACAAGGCAGGCGCGATGCCCTACCTTGCTGAATACTCCCCTCTCCCTGAAACACCTATGTGGGAGGTATCAGTAGCCTGCGCAAGGTTTGATATCAAAAGCGACCCCATATTTCATAATAACTGCCTTTTGTCCTGCTGGAGCGATGAGCAGATGAAAAAGTTACCTGCGCTGAAAACCCTGGTAAAAAAAATCAGAGAGGCATGA